Proteins encoded together in one Aminipila butyrica window:
- a CDS encoding DNA-3-methyladenine glycosylase, producing the protein MKKLSREFYNRDSILVAQDLLGKVLVHQVGGQRLAARIVETEAYMGVIDKAAHSYGGRRTARVEVMYGKPGLTYVFFIYGMYHCFNVVTREEGNPQAVLVRALEPVEGMDQMALNRFVKPYEQLSKAQVKGLTNGPGKLCRALVIDKSCNGTDLCGNTLYLAERPADSFEIVAAKRIGIDYAEEAKDYLWRFYIKGNPYVSVK; encoded by the coding sequence ATGAAAAAATTATCCAGAGAGTTTTACAATAGGGACTCCATCTTGGTGGCCCAGGATTTGTTAGGTAAAGTCTTGGTGCATCAAGTGGGAGGTCAGCGGCTGGCGGCTCGCATAGTAGAGACGGAGGCTTATATGGGCGTGATAGACAAGGCTGCTCACTCCTATGGCGGCCGAAGGACTGCCAGGGTGGAAGTCATGTACGGCAAGCCGGGGTTGACCTATGTGTTTTTTATTTATGGCATGTATCACTGCTTCAATGTGGTGACTAGGGAGGAGGGCAATCCCCAGGCCGTGCTAGTTCGGGCCTTGGAGCCGGTAGAAGGAATGGATCAGATGGCTTTGAATCGTTTTGTCAAGCCTTACGAGCAGCTGAGCAAGGCCCAGGTCAAAGGACTGACGAATGGGCCGGGAAAGTTGTGCCGAGCGCTGGTCATTGACAAAAGCTGTAATGGAACAGATTTGTGCGGAAATACCTTATACTTGGCAGAGAGGCCGGCGGATTCTTTTGAAATAGTAGCGGCCAAGCGCATTGGTATTGATTATGCCGAGGAGGCCAAGGACTACCTGTGGCGGTTTTATATAAAAGGAAACCCCTATGTTTCGGTAAAGTAA
- a CDS encoding MGMT family protein, protein MDNATFYEAIYEIVAEIPAGSVATYGQIAWMAGSPKAPRMVGYAMSHVPAGANLPCHRVVNRLGEMAPYHVFGGETFQRQLLEQEGVSFLENGRIDMKKCQWRLYGSPEAMDK, encoded by the coding sequence ATGGACAATGCAACTTTTTATGAGGCAATTTATGAAATTGTAGCTGAGATACCGGCGGGCAGTGTGGCCACCTATGGTCAGATCGCCTGGATGGCGGGGAGTCCCAAAGCCCCTCGGATGGTGGGTTACGCCATGAGTCATGTGCCAGCGGGCGCTAATCTGCCTTGCCACCGCGTGGTGAATCGTTTGGGAGAAATGGCTCCCTATCATGTGTTTGGGGGCGAGACATTTCAGCGGCAACTGCTGGAGCAGGAAGGCGTTTCCTTTCTGGAAAATGGCCGCATCGACATGAAGAAGTGCCAGTGGAGGCTCTACGGATCTCCGGAAGCGATGGATAAATAG
- a CDS encoding MarR family winged helix-turn-helix transcriptional regulator has translation MSQHLSDEEKRTITEEPIITSTQILHLLFQVKHALQQKYECSLASAGLPKPVTGPRLRVLMEIAADGDMRMNELAKKLGIKARTVTQFIDALEKDELILRIPDPLDRRAIILQLTERAKPLIQKAKEVNFTIAEQLIEPLSPQQRAQFVDILQTLQSCKKSSGDKCSE, from the coding sequence ATGTCTCAGCATTTATCTGATGAAGAAAAAAGAACTATTACAGAGGAACCGATTATCACCTCAACTCAGATTCTACACCTGCTGTTTCAGGTAAAACACGCCTTGCAGCAAAAATACGAATGCTCGCTGGCCTCAGCCGGACTGCCAAAACCGGTCACCGGCCCTCGACTAAGAGTCCTCATGGAAATCGCTGCTGACGGCGATATGCGCATGAACGAACTAGCTAAGAAACTGGGAATCAAGGCCCGAACGGTCACCCAATTTATAGATGCCCTGGAAAAAGATGAGCTGATTCTTCGTATTCCTGATCCGCTGGATCGCCGGGCTATTATCCTGCAATTAACGGAACGAGCCAAACCGCTGATTCAGAAAGCCAAGGAAGTAAATTTCACGATTGCCGAACAGCTAATCGAACCCCTGTCCCCCCAGCAGCGAGCCCAGTTTGTAGATATCCTTCAGACCTTGCAAAGCTGTAAGAAATCTTCTGGGGATAAATGCAGCGAGTAA
- a CDS encoding ABC transporter ATP-binding protein, whose protein sequence is MFKKILAYAGEHQKTTYGAIAVMLAGMVMQVLPFWFIYQIIRPLLMRESVSAEYIIYRLAAIAACTVLYAVLYIWGLSLSHHAAYHTLKNLRISLQKKMEGLPLGVIQQKGVGAIKKMFIDDIEKIELPLAHAIPEGVANTAVPVLVFLGLFWADWRMALLALASLPLGAIAMMIMYRSGMSKMGSYYQAAQKMNSTIVEYINGMEVVKVFNRDGESYHRYENDIKSYRDFTLAWYKVCWPWMAIYNTLVPCVALFVLPVGSYFVLQGYSTLPNLALALCMSFGISAPLLRVMSFMPTMAQINYTISNMEQLMNEAPLTQSPTPFAGRNHGVSFEDVCFAYQETEVLHSITLNIPEGSLTALVGESGSGKSTLAKLLVHFYDITSGAIKVGGQDIRHMSLESLNEQISYVAQEQFLFNISLLENIRLGKPEATDQEVLAAAEKAQCGEFLARLKKGIHTLAGDSGKQLSGGERQRISLARAILKNAPIVVLDEATAFIDPENEEKMNAAIAEVISGKTVIVIAHRLHSILHADQICVLAGGTLAAAGTHTQLLSSCPAYQKLWLAAESSAQWKVSIEKGGEIL, encoded by the coding sequence TTGTTCAAAAAAATACTGGCCTACGCTGGTGAACACCAAAAAACCACCTATGGGGCCATTGCCGTTATGCTGGCAGGTATGGTCATGCAGGTACTGCCGTTCTGGTTTATCTACCAAATCATTCGCCCTCTGCTGATGAGGGAATCGGTATCAGCAGAGTATATCATCTATCGCCTTGCCGCCATTGCCGCTTGCACGGTACTCTATGCGGTACTATACATCTGGGGGCTTTCCCTTTCCCACCATGCCGCCTATCATACGCTGAAAAACCTGCGCATTTCTTTGCAGAAAAAAATGGAGGGTTTGCCTCTGGGTGTCATACAGCAGAAAGGCGTTGGCGCCATCAAAAAAATGTTTATTGATGATATTGAAAAAATTGAACTTCCGCTAGCCCATGCCATACCAGAGGGCGTTGCAAATACGGCTGTTCCCGTACTGGTGTTCCTGGGCCTGTTTTGGGCAGATTGGCGGATGGCGCTTTTAGCCCTGGCTTCTTTGCCGTTAGGGGCTATTGCCATGATGATCATGTACCGAAGCGGCATGAGTAAAATGGGCTCCTATTATCAAGCGGCCCAGAAGATGAACAGCACGATTGTAGAATACATCAACGGCATGGAAGTCGTCAAAGTGTTCAATCGGGATGGCGAATCCTACCATCGGTATGAGAACGACATTAAAAGCTATCGAGACTTTACACTGGCCTGGTATAAAGTTTGCTGGCCATGGATGGCGATTTACAACACCCTCGTCCCTTGTGTAGCCCTCTTTGTCCTGCCTGTGGGTTCCTATTTTGTCCTTCAGGGGTATTCCACCCTGCCAAATTTAGCGCTGGCACTGTGCATGTCTTTCGGCATCAGTGCTCCCCTTCTGCGGGTAATGAGCTTTATGCCCACCATGGCACAAATTAACTATACGATTTCCAATATGGAGCAGTTAATGAATGAAGCTCCTCTCACTCAATCGCCGACACCTTTTGCCGGAAGAAACCACGGCGTAAGCTTTGAGGACGTATGCTTTGCGTACCAAGAAACAGAGGTCCTGCACAGTATCACCTTGAATATACCGGAGGGAAGTCTCACTGCTTTGGTGGGGGAATCCGGCAGCGGCAAGAGTACCCTTGCCAAGTTGTTGGTGCATTTTTACGACATAACCAGCGGTGCCATTAAAGTAGGCGGACAGGATATCCGGCACATGAGTCTGGAATCCCTCAACGAGCAAATCTCCTATGTGGCCCAGGAGCAGTTCCTCTTCAATATCAGTCTGCTGGAAAATATCCGCTTGGGAAAACCAGAAGCTACCGACCAAGAAGTGCTGGCTGCTGCTGAAAAAGCCCAGTGTGGTGAATTCCTGGCCCGGTTGAAAAAAGGCATACATACCCTGGCAGGAGATAGCGGTAAACAACTTTCTGGCGGAGAGCGTCAGCGAATCTCTTTGGCTCGTGCCATCTTAAAGAATGCTCCTATCGTGGTGCTGGACGAAGCCACCGCCTTTATCGACCCAGAGAATGAGGAAAAGATGAATGCGGCTATTGCCGAGGTCATTTCCGGTAAAACGGTTATTGTCATCGCCCATCGGCTGCATTCGATTCTACATGCCGACCAAATCTGTGTCCTGGCTGGAGGAACGCTGGCCGCCGCCGGAACCCATACGCAACTGCTGTCCAGCTGCCCGGCTTATCAAAAGCTGTGGCTAGCCGCTGAGAGCAGTGCTCAGTGGAAAGTCAGCATCGAGAAAGGAGGCGAAATCTTATGA
- a CDS encoding TetR/AcrR family transcriptional regulator, whose amino-acid sequence MAKPDRSIDPRILESAKNEFLTHGFEKASLKTICEDAGVTTGALYKRYKGKEDLFCAVVEDTVIALEDFVTKRSAAQPSELSDDTLIQAWEMNESMLTWFQFLYSYHDGFVLLISGAAGTKYANFQHDFVESMTTKSYEYFLEAKNRGLAQGDITLEEMHILLSAFWTTVYEPFIHGYTWQQMEAHCELVCSLFNWNKVLGFIAAE is encoded by the coding sequence ATGGCAAAACCAGATCGATCTATTGATCCGCGTATTCTCGAGAGTGCAAAAAACGAATTTCTCACTCATGGGTTTGAAAAAGCTTCTTTAAAAACAATCTGTGAAGATGCTGGCGTGACCACCGGAGCTCTCTATAAACGGTATAAGGGAAAAGAAGACTTGTTCTGTGCTGTCGTAGAGGATACGGTTATCGCCTTAGAGGACTTTGTCACTAAACGGAGTGCTGCTCAGCCTTCTGAGCTGTCGGATGACACCCTCATTCAGGCCTGGGAGATGAACGAGAGTATGTTGACATGGTTTCAGTTTCTCTACTCCTATCACGACGGCTTTGTCTTGTTGATTTCAGGGGCTGCCGGAACCAAGTATGCTAACTTTCAGCATGATTTTGTGGAATCCATGACGACCAAGAGCTATGAATATTTTTTGGAGGCAAAAAATCGCGGGCTGGCCCAGGGTGACATCACACTGGAGGAAATGCACATTTTGCTTTCCGCGTTCTGGACGACGGTTTACGAGCCGTTTATCCACGGATATACCTGGCAGCAGATGGAAGCCCACTGTGAGCTGGTCTGTAGCCTGTTTAACTGGAATAAAGTCCTAGGATTTATCGCCGCCGAATAA
- a CDS encoding Crp/Fnr family transcriptional regulator, whose protein sequence is MNEKSNQPNPFPLFDGIKDDDLSPMLACLSSYILSYQRGESVLLDKPIKCICLILQGSVHLIQEDVWGKKTILDFLERGAVFGESVACGSGPNPTKSYYAPAYCRILFIPFHQVLHTCQMSCSCHHQLIENMVKVLAHQNIRLMEKLEVTSKRSLREKILSYLSLQAQACQQDSFEIPLGRLELANYLCAHRSALSRELERMKQDGLIEVERNTFRLLKKD, encoded by the coding sequence ATGAATGAAAAGTCAAATCAACCGAATCCGTTTCCTTTGTTTGACGGAATCAAGGATGATGACCTGTCTCCTATGCTGGCCTGCCTGAGCAGCTATATCCTCAGTTATCAACGGGGAGAATCGGTCTTGCTGGATAAGCCTATTAAGTGCATCTGTCTAATCCTTCAAGGTTCTGTGCACTTAATCCAAGAGGATGTATGGGGTAAAAAGACTATCTTAGACTTTTTAGAGCGAGGGGCCGTCTTCGGGGAATCGGTGGCCTGCGGCAGCGGCCCAAATCCTACCAAGTCCTATTATGCACCTGCCTACTGCCGAATTCTCTTTATTCCTTTTCATCAAGTCCTGCATACTTGCCAGATGTCCTGCTCTTGCCATCATCAGTTGATTGAAAACATGGTAAAAGTTCTCGCCCACCAAAACATACGGCTGATGGAAAAACTTGAAGTCACCTCTAAACGATCTCTGCGTGAAAAGATTCTCAGCTATCTTTCCCTTCAAGCTCAAGCCTGCCAACAGGATTCCTTTGAGATTCCTTTAGGTCGTTTGGAGTTGGCCAACTATCTGTGTGCCCATCGCAGTGCTCTCAGCCGGGAATTAGAGCGAATGAAGCAAGATGGCCTCATTGAGGTAGAGCGAAATACCTTTCGCTTGCTGAAAAAAGACTAA
- a CDS encoding cation:proton antiporter → MVLFEYILILLAAVLLSNLINRFLPSLSVPIIQMILGAAVALIPFGAFGFEFELEPELFFALFISLLVFHSAMKLDKKSFWAMKGPILNMALILVVFIVVALGWLLHFFMPEASYGMAFLLMAALAPTDIVAVDAVAKRVKMPEKIMGVLTGESLINDASGIVCFQFALAALVTGSFSLSSAVGQFVLMGAGGILLGLVLTGLKYAAVRKIRALGMENVTLHTLLEILTPFVVFIVAESFSVSGILAVFASGAAHSFMRDKFNPETVTLSLTSDSVWSVLSFTLDGLVFVILGTQLPGIFRGMHSPSFPLSGGQILLLVIAITAALLAVRFVWWLLTVPPRYYVEAEKPLSRVKSALIFSLAGPRGAVTLATAMTIPHLLGAEPFPYRELILILAVGVIVLTLLITNFILPLFVERSSEKIRNTDEALAYGEILRQVIAQLNRQATPENQGATNMVIRSYYARYGNLMRRHESLKVEDEQEKQLRLEMVQWEQENTLQLRDSGQLDALSAAKYLHMLEVRQEQIQGMADSKVVWMIKWLMRWFTQRLWGQKKMAVCGGIVCAISNNGQYVLMKLRELEGRQEDPVVVRLISEYEVSTMVRKRLFDKEHRPDNTEVPEDRIIEVAGNGLQMERDLVQEMFEAGRITWETARDMRRNIAAVASQFEEGV, encoded by the coding sequence GTGGTATTATTTGAGTATATTTTAATTTTACTGGCGGCCGTTTTATTGTCCAATTTAATTAATCGGTTTTTGCCGTCTTTGTCGGTTCCCATCATTCAGATGATTTTAGGGGCTGCGGTCGCACTGATTCCGTTTGGAGCTTTTGGTTTTGAATTTGAGTTGGAGCCGGAGCTGTTTTTCGCTTTATTCATTTCTCTGCTAGTCTTTCACTCGGCTATGAAGCTGGACAAGAAGAGCTTTTGGGCTATGAAGGGGCCAATCTTAAATATGGCCTTGATTTTGGTTGTTTTCATCGTAGTGGCCTTGGGGTGGCTGCTGCACTTTTTTATGCCAGAAGCTTCTTACGGCATGGCATTCTTGCTGATGGCAGCCTTGGCTCCTACGGATATCGTGGCGGTAGATGCCGTAGCCAAGAGGGTAAAGATGCCGGAGAAAATCATGGGGGTGCTGACCGGGGAGTCCCTGATCAATGATGCTTCTGGTATCGTGTGTTTTCAGTTTGCCTTGGCAGCGCTGGTGACCGGGTCGTTTTCTTTGTCTAGTGCGGTAGGTCAGTTTGTCCTGATGGGTGCAGGCGGTATTCTGCTGGGGTTGGTGCTGACCGGCTTGAAGTATGCGGCGGTGAGGAAGATTCGGGCCTTGGGCATGGAAAATGTTACACTTCACACGCTGCTAGAGATTTTGACCCCTTTTGTGGTTTTTATCGTGGCGGAATCCTTCTCCGTCAGTGGAATTCTGGCGGTCTTTGCTTCCGGGGCAGCCCATAGCTTTATGCGGGATAAGTTTAACCCGGAGACGGTAACGTTGAGCCTGACCTCGGACAGCGTCTGGTCCGTACTGTCCTTTACTTTGGATGGGCTGGTCTTTGTGATTTTAGGAACTCAGCTGCCAGGGATTTTCCGAGGTATGCACAGCCCTTCTTTCCCGCTGTCTGGCGGACAGATTCTACTGCTGGTGATAGCTATTACAGCGGCTTTGCTGGCCGTGCGCTTTGTCTGGTGGCTGCTGACGGTGCCGCCTCGCTATTACGTGGAGGCAGAGAAACCTTTAAGCCGGGTTAAGTCGGCTTTAATTTTCAGCTTGGCCGGTCCGCGGGGGGCGGTGACTTTAGCTACGGCTATGACTATTCCCCATCTGCTGGGGGCGGAGCCGTTCCCTTACCGGGAATTGATTTTGATTCTGGCGGTGGGTGTCATCGTTTTGACGCTGCTGATCACAAACTTTATTCTGCCGTTGTTCGTAGAGCGAAGTTCAGAAAAAATCCGCAATACAGATGAAGCACTGGCTTATGGAGAAATCCTCCGGCAGGTAATAGCGCAGCTGAACCGGCAGGCTACACCAGAGAATCAGGGGGCTACAAATATGGTCATTCGCAGCTACTATGCCCGCTACGGTAATCTGATGCGGCGGCACGAAAGTTTAAAGGTGGAGGATGAGCAGGAAAAGCAGCTGAGGTTGGAGATGGTTCAGTGGGAGCAGGAGAATACCTTGCAGCTCCGAGATTCCGGTCAGCTGGATGCTCTATCAGCGGCTAAGTATTTACACATGCTGGAGGTTCGGCAGGAACAGATTCAGGGCATGGCTGATTCCAAGGTGGTTTGGATGATAAAATGGCTGATGAGATGGTTTACTCAGCGGCTGTGGGGACAGAAAAAGATGGCTGTCTGTGGAGGCATCGTCTGTGCTATCTCCAACAACGGTCAATATGTGCTTATGAAACTAAGAGAGTTAGAAGGGCGGCAAGAGGACCCGGTAGTCGTGCGGCTGATTTCGGAATACGAGGTGTCCACCATGGTGAGGAAGCGCCTTTTCGACAAGGAGCATCGGCCAGACAATACAGAGGTGCCAGAAGACCGGATTATAGAGGTAGCCGGAAACGGCCTTCAAATGGAACGGGATTTAGTTCAGGAGATGTTTGAGGCTGGGCGGATCACTTGGGAAACAGCCAGGGATATGCGCCGAAATATTGCCGCAGTAGCATCCCAGTTTGAAGAAGGGGTGTAG
- a CDS encoding flavodoxin family protein, with amino-acid sequence MKVLLVNGSPNKEGCTNRALREITDTLEKENIETEIMWLGRKPISGCTACRACQKLGTCVIKDVVCEFLVAARDADGFIFGSPVHYAGASGSMTSFLDRVFYAEMAGNGNKSLYLKPGAAVVSARRGGTTAAFDQLNKYFTIQEMPVISSRYWNMVHGNTPEEVEQDLEGLYVMRVLARNMAYHLRCKEAAEKAGVARPEEEARVITNFIR; translated from the coding sequence ATGAAAGTATTATTAGTAAATGGCAGCCCTAATAAAGAGGGCTGTACGAATCGGGCTCTGCGGGAAATCACAGATACCTTGGAGAAAGAAAACATTGAAACGGAGATCATGTGGCTGGGCAGGAAGCCTATTTCCGGTTGTACGGCCTGTAGAGCTTGTCAGAAGCTGGGGACCTGTGTGATTAAAGATGTGGTGTGTGAATTTTTGGTGGCAGCAAGAGACGCCGATGGCTTTATCTTTGGCAGTCCGGTCCACTATGCAGGAGCCAGCGGCAGTATGACCTCCTTCCTAGATCGGGTCTTTTATGCAGAGATGGCCGGCAATGGGAACAAGTCCCTTTATTTGAAGCCTGGTGCAGCGGTAGTTTCTGCCCGGCGGGGAGGCACTACAGCGGCTTTTGACCAGTTAAATAAGTATTTTACCATTCAGGAGATGCCCGTTATTTCCTCCAGGTACTGGAATATGGTTCACGGCAACACACCAGAGGAAGTTGAACAGGATTTGGAAGGTCTTTACGTTATGCGAGTCTTGGCCAGAAACATGGCTTACCATCTGCGATGTAAGGAGGCTGCTGAAAAGGCAGGCGTAGCGCGGCCTGAGGAGGAGGCTAGGGTAATCACTAACTTTATCCGCTAG
- a CDS encoding oxygen-binding di-iron domain-containing protein, whose amino-acid sequence MKKLIKNNVYWVGFMDWELESFHGADYSINHGSSQNSYLIKEEKTVLIDTVWKPHSTEFIDNLEKEIDLNKIDFIVANHGEVDHSGSLPALMEKIPGTPIYCTANGVKSLTGQYHHPEWNYQVVKTGDSIDIGNGKKLIFVEMKMLHWPDSMATYMTGDNILFSNDAFGQHFAVEELFNDKADQCKLWEEAIKYYANILAPFSLLVKKKIEEIQGLNLPIDIIATSHGSIWRDNPLQIVEKYYEWSQNYQEDQITIVYDTMWDGTKQLAHRISAEIAQISPDTRVKIYNISKINKNDIMTEVFKSKAIALGSPTVGGNILSSVGGWLDFLKELKFKDKKAAVFGCYGWSGEGTKVLRERLTGAGFTVVDTEAKSLWNPEEADFQNAAEVAKALCQ is encoded by the coding sequence TTGAAAAAGTTAATAAAAAATAACGTGTATTGGGTAGGCTTCATGGACTGGGAACTGGAATCCTTTCACGGTGCAGATTATTCCATTAATCACGGCTCCAGCCAAAATTCTTACTTAATCAAGGAAGAGAAGACTGTTCTCATCGATACGGTCTGGAAACCACATTCCACAGAATTTATTGATAACTTAGAAAAAGAAATTGACTTAAATAAAATTGATTTTATTGTGGCGAATCATGGAGAAGTGGATCACAGCGGTTCCCTTCCTGCTTTGATGGAAAAAATACCAGGCACGCCCATTTACTGCACGGCAAACGGTGTAAAATCGCTGACGGGACAGTATCATCACCCAGAATGGAATTATCAGGTGGTGAAAACAGGAGATTCTATCGATATCGGAAATGGGAAGAAGCTGATCTTTGTTGAGATGAAGATGCTGCACTGGCCGGACAGCATGGCCACCTATATGACAGGAGACAACATCCTCTTTTCCAACGACGCCTTCGGCCAGCATTTTGCCGTGGAGGAATTGTTTAATGACAAGGCTGACCAGTGCAAGCTGTGGGAAGAAGCCATTAAATACTACGCTAATATTTTAGCTCCTTTTTCACTCCTTGTGAAAAAGAAAATTGAGGAGATACAGGGGCTGAATCTGCCTATTGACATCATTGCTACCAGCCACGGCTCTATTTGGCGGGACAACCCGTTGCAAATCGTGGAAAAATACTATGAATGGTCTCAGAACTATCAAGAGGATCAGATTACCATCGTGTATGATACCATGTGGGATGGCACGAAACAGCTGGCCCATCGAATCAGTGCTGAAATCGCCCAGATTTCACCGGATACCCGGGTGAAAATCTATAACATTTCCAAGATCAACAAGAACGATATCATGACAGAAGTATTTAAGTCCAAGGCCATTGCTTTAGGCTCCCCAACGGTCGGCGGAAACATCCTTTCTTCTGTGGGCGGCTGGCTTGACTTCTTAAAAGAATTGAAATTTAAGGACAAAAAGGCTGCTGTATTCGGCTGTTACGGCTGGAGCGGGGAAGGCACAAAAGTCCTGCGGGAACGGTTGACAGGAGCTGGCTTTACGGTGGTGGACACCGAGGCCAAAAGTCTGTGGAATCCAGAAGAAGCGGATTTCCAAAATGCGGCGGAAGTGGCCAAGGCCCTCTGCCAGTAA